A stretch of the Chitinophaga sp. Cy-1792 genome encodes the following:
- a CDS encoding universal stress protein — MHTILVLTDFSDTAFHAAEYASFLAKYYKTQQLLLLNSFFLNPTALANEPVIAMGIPDLEKESNQLLSDWKQKLSIITGEGTTINTLTSNLPLDEVVEQAGKEEDVQMAVMGMKGKSNLEKVLIGSTAIRTINSINYPLLLIPSEAPITIPQTVVIGIDLPIFRQMDKTALLNILDLLQARVLLINIAKNDRYAMELKEEIVALHDIFDKYNAEFHYVTDSDIPGTINKFAQEEKADMIITIHRKNNSIIPLFQKSTTKRLAWNTKVPLLVLPL, encoded by the coding sequence ATGCATACTATTCTGGTACTAACCGACTTTTCTGACACAGCCTTTCATGCTGCTGAATACGCCAGCTTCCTGGCCAAATACTATAAAACTCAACAACTTTTGCTGCTCAATAGTTTCTTTCTGAATCCAACCGCACTTGCCAATGAACCAGTAATAGCCATGGGCATCCCCGACCTGGAAAAAGAAAGCAACCAACTCCTCTCCGACTGGAAACAGAAACTCAGCATCATTACCGGCGAAGGTACTACCATCAATACCCTCACCAGCAACCTCCCGCTGGATGAAGTCGTAGAACAGGCAGGAAAAGAGGAAGATGTTCAAATGGCAGTCATGGGTATGAAAGGCAAGTCTAACCTGGAAAAAGTACTCATCGGCAGCACCGCCATCCGTACCATCAATTCCATCAACTACCCCCTGCTGCTTATCCCTTCCGAAGCCCCCATCACCATACCACAAACTGTGGTGATAGGTATTGACCTCCCGATATTCCGGCAAATGGACAAAACCGCGCTCCTTAATATCCTGGACCTCCTGCAGGCAAGGGTGCTCCTCATAAATATCGCTAAAAATGACCGCTATGCCATGGAGCTCAAAGAAGAAATTGTTGCACTACATGATATCTTCGACAAGTATAATGCTGAATTCCATTACGTTACCGATTCCGATATCCCTGGTACCATCAACAAATTTGCACAGGAAGAAAAAGCGGATATGATTATCACCATTCACCGCAAAAACAATAGCATCATCCCGCTATTCCAGAAAAGCACGACCAAACGTCTGGCATGGAATACCAAAGTGCCGTTGCTCGTTTTACCGCTCTGA